The following are from one region of the Cyclopterus lumpus isolate fCycLum1 chromosome 21, fCycLum1.pri, whole genome shotgun sequence genome:
- the LOC117750636 gene encoding claudin-10-like isoform X1 has product MSSLQILAFVSGLAGLGATIGATVSNEWRATSRASSVITATWVLQGLWNNCAGNAIGALHCRPHHTILQLEGYIQACRGLMIAAICLGFFGSIFALIGMKCTKIGGSDQNKAKIACLAGVNFILSGLCSLSACSLYAHRITTEFFDPMYMAQKYELGAALFIGWSGSILCILGGIMLCFSISCSFTKSHSQTKYIYNGAASRSHISSYVRGQAKTVNQSPPPQYSNSSRTQHFDKNAYV; this is encoded by the exons ATGTCAAGCTTGCAGATTCTGGCTTTTGTCAGTGGCTTGGCCGGACTGGGCGCCACTATTGGTGCCACAGTGTCCAATGAATGGAGGGCTACCAGCCGGGCATCCTCAGTCATCACAGCGACCTGGGTGCTCCAGGGTCTGTGGAACAACTGTGCTGGAAATGCCATTGGAGCTCTGCACTGCAGACCACATCATACTATCCTTCAGCTGGAAG GCTACATTCAAGCATGCAGGGGATTGATGATTGCAGCTATCTGTCTGGGCTTTTTTGGTTCTATATTTGCCCTTATTGGAATGAAATGCACCAAAATTGGAGGAAGCGACCAAAACAAAGCCAAGATTGCCTGCTTGGCAGGTGTAAATTTCATTCTTAGTG GCCTCTGCTCACTGTCAGCATGCTCCCTCTATGCACACCGGATAACAACAGAGTTTTTTGACCCAATGTATATGGCACAGAA GTATGAACTGGGAGCTGCTCTCTTCATCGGCTGGTCAGGGTCTATCCTCTGTATCCTTGGAGGCATCATGCTCTGCTTCTCCATCTCATGTTCTTTCACCAAAAG CCACAGTCAGACAAAATATATCTACAACGGTGCTGCCTCACGTTCTCATATCTCCTCCTACGTGAGAGGGCAGGCCAAGACTGTAAACCAGAGCCCGCCTCCACAGTACAGCAACTCCTCCAGGACGCAGCACTTTGATAAGAATGCATATGTGTGA
- the LOC117750636 gene encoding claudin-10-like isoform X2 → MFQEILAFMLSTSGWVLVSSTLPTDYWKVSSLDGTVITTATYWSNLWKACVTDSTGVSNCKDFASMLALEGYIQACRGLMIAAICLGFFGSIFALIGMKCTKIGGSDQNKAKIACLAGVNFILSGLCSLSACSLYAHRITTEFFDPMYMAQKYELGAALFIGWSGSILCILGGIMLCFSISCSFTKSHSQTKYIYNGAASRSHISSYVRGQAKTVNQSPPPQYSNSSRTQHFDKNAYV, encoded by the exons ATGTTTCAGGAGATCTTGGCCTTTATGCTAAGCACTTCGGGGTGGGTGCTGGTGTCTTCTACCTTGCCGACGGACTACTGGAAAGTATCTTCACTTGATGGAACGGTCATCACCACAGCTACCTACTGGTCCAATCTGTGGAAGGCCTGCGTCACTGATTCAACTGGAGTCTCCAACTGCAAAGACTTTGCCTCGATGCTAGCACTGGAGG GCTACATTCAAGCATGCAGGGGATTGATGATTGCAGCTATCTGTCTGGGCTTTTTTGGTTCTATATTTGCCCTTATTGGAATGAAATGCACCAAAATTGGAGGAAGCGACCAAAACAAAGCCAAGATTGCCTGCTTGGCAGGTGTAAATTTCATTCTTAGTG GCCTCTGCTCACTGTCAGCATGCTCCCTCTATGCACACCGGATAACAACAGAGTTTTTTGACCCAATGTATATGGCACAGAA GTATGAACTGGGAGCTGCTCTCTTCATCGGCTGGTCAGGGTCTATCCTCTGTATCCTTGGAGGCATCATGCTCTGCTTCTCCATCTCATGTTCTTTCACCAAAAG CCACAGTCAGACAAAATATATCTACAACGGTGCTGCCTCACGTTCTCATATCTCCTCCTACGTGAGAGGGCAGGCCAAGACTGTAAACCAGAGCCCGCCTCCACAGTACAGCAACTCCTCCAGGACGCAGCACTTTGATAAGAATGCATATGTGTGA
- the LOC117750659 gene encoding claudin-10 has protein sequence MNKRLIQVLGFLTSSLGWLFVLCTMAMDYWRISQLGGQGGSYIIKVAWYWSNLWKDCFTDSTAVTNCRDFPVLWTVTPFVQAVRGLLMCGLTLGFFAVVLCFLGMECTYIGGAQKTKDKMLFAGAVFHIAGSVSDVAGYCLYINRVAKTTFALRLEPGVLRYDLGPPIFLGLVGCFLILLGGMFFGVTVFRVIVPESKVVYAYGGGTYMNPRSRGRTLYTGYYRPSRQYGTYVGSSSSSKNSKLSQTINTKISERDAFV, from the exons ATGAATAAACGTCTGATCCAAGTACTCGGCTTCTTAACTTCATCGCTTGGATGGCTGTTTGTGCTGTGCACCATGGCCATGGACTATTGGCGGATCTCCCAACTAGGAGGACAAGGAGgctcctatatcatcaaagtgGCCTGGTACTGGTCCAATTTATGGAAGGATTGTTTCACGGACTCCACAGCCGTCACCAACTGTAGAGACTTCCCTGTGCTTTGGACGGTCACCC CTTTTGTCCAAGCAGTACGAGGATTGCTAATGTGCGGTTTAACTTTGGGGTTTTTTGCTGTTGTACTTTGCTTCCTTGGGATGGAGTGCACTTATATTGGTGGAGCACAGAAAACCAAGGACAAAATGCTTTTTGCCGGAGCAGTGTTTCATATCGCTGGCA GTGTGTCAGATGTTGCTGGCTACTGCTTGTACATCAACCGGGTTGCCAAAACAACCTTTGCTCTCCGATTAGAGCCAGGAGTCTTACG GTATGACCTAGGACCTCCTATATTTCTAGGATTGGTGGGATGTTTTCTCATTCTTTTAGGGGGTATGTTCTTCGGTGTGACCGTCTTCCGGGTAATTGTCCCTGAGAG TAAAGTGGTATATGCCTATGGAGGAGGCACATACATGAACCCACGCTCCAGAGGCAGAACTCTGTACACCGGATACTACAGACCCTCCAGGCAGTATGGAACTTATGTGGGCTCATCCAGCAGCTCCAAGAACTCAAAGCTCTCTcagacaataaatacaaaaatctcAGAAAGAGATGCATTTGTGTAG